A region from the Branchiostoma lanceolatum isolate klBraLanc5 chromosome 2, klBraLanc5.hap2, whole genome shotgun sequence genome encodes:
- the LOC136426887 gene encoding zinc finger protein 593-like — protein MGRVRHRNANRGGMKDKKKMKTKRRTKDVDQVHDDMQPEKASALMNQNVDLDLPGSAQHYCLHCARYFIDSHALKEHFKSKGHKRRLKELKTEPYTQKEAEAAAGMGSYRPPKTVEHVPFVTETMDEKED, from the coding sequence ATGGGACGTGTGCGTCACAGGAACGCCAACCGAGGTGGCATGAAAGACAAAAAGAAGATGAAGACCAAACGTCGGACTAAAGATGTCGACCAAGTCCACGATGACATGCAACCAGAAAAGGCTTCTGCACTGATGAATCAAAATGTCGACCTGGATTTGCCTGGGTCAGCCCAGCATTACTGCCTCCACTGTGCGCGGTATTTCATTGACTCTCATGCTCTTAAGGAACACTTCAAGTCGAAGGGACACAAGAGGAGACTCAAGGAACTGAAGACGGAGCCGTACACGCAGAAGGAAGCAGAGGCGGCGGCAGGAATGGGGAGCTACCGCCCGCCCAAAACTGTGGAACACGTTCCTTTTGTCACAGAAACGATGGACGAGAAGGAGGATTGA
- the LOC136427686 gene encoding regulator of MON1-CCZ1 complex-like, whose translation MADDSFYLELSRSPIRFDPVSNVNNVFFDENNRQVFAVRSGGATGVVVKGPDVKTSINFRMEDKGSVISIKFSYDLKILAIQRCYKTVEFMNFGQAVDPVEYSQSCKGKTTKIIGFNWVAINEVVFITDHGLEYYQVIPEKKTLKSMKTYNVSVNWFVYLPESALLLLSSSTLGNVLHPYLFRAGQVFKLPKFEVDLPVVPKPPKLCLLERDVTMAQIYGQVYIIVLRHQPRGPGHASAEVVLYQLQKESPAKKTNVLRLDMSGRFAVNIVDNLIVVHHQASKTSMIFDIKLQGETESDGYVTYHHPVLSPLPIKPFKLRVTGVPTVAGPEVKEISCELYSPNWIVFQPSIIIDAKLGCLWTVCLKLEPLVTMIPDKCRLMDFLLLRRDCKMVILSVCKQMLTPGRQCNLPTIASIFDKLNRVYRSYLEEETAYAQAVEIAQARGTGTPKRPQRSQAVIDQSDMYTHVLSIFVDNKEIKYKFMVAVLVEYIRSLSQFQIPVQHYLYELVINTLVQNNCFYQLHQFLQYHVLSDSKPIACLMLSLESVYPPAHQLALDMLKRLSTANEEIIEVLLSKHQLLTALRFIRSVGIVDTVSARKFLEAAHATEDNMLFYTVFKFFEQRNLRLRGNPRFAPGEHCEQYISQFVTTFGEDALTPVVQ comes from the exons atggccgacgACAGTTTCTATTTGGAGCTGTCGCGTTCACCCATCCGTTTTGACCCTGTTTCAAACGTCAACAACGTCTTCTTCGATGAGAACAACAGACAAGTCTTCGCTGTACGCTCTGGGGGAGCGACAGGCGTCGTGGTTAAGGGACCAGACGTGAAAACCTCCATAAACTTCCGAATGGAAGACAAGGGAAGTGTCATCTCCATCAAGTTCTCTTACGATTTGAAGATTCTGGCGATACAGCGGTGCTACAAAACCGTAGAGTTCATGAACTTCGGACAGGCGGTAGATCCGGTAGAATACTCGCAGAGTTGTAAAGGGAAGACGACTAAGATCATAGGATTCAACTGGGTGGCCATAAATGAAGTAGTGTTTATAACGGATCACGGGTTAGAGTACTACCAGGTGATTCCTGAGAAGAAGACTCTGAAGTCCATGAAGACGTACAACGTGAGTGTGAACTGGTTCGTGTACCTGCCGGAGAGCGCCCTGCTGCTGTTATCATCCTCCACGCTAGGGAACGTGCTGCACCCCTACCTGTTCAGGGCGGGGCAG GTATTCAAGTTACCAAAGTTCGAGGTTGATCTGCCAGTTGTACCCAAACCTCCAAAGCTATGCTTGCTGGAAAGGGATGTCACCATGGCCCAAATATATGGACAG GTGTACATCATCGTCCTGCGCCACCAACCCCGTGGGCCGGGCCATGCCAGTGCTGAGGTGGTTCTGTACCAGCTGCAGAAGGAGAGTCCTGCCAAGAAGACAAACGTCCTGAGGCTGGACATGAGTGGGCGCTTTGCAGTCAACATCGTGGATAACCTGATCGTGGTTCATCATCAGGCGTCCAAGACCTCCATGATCTTTGACATCAAATTACAA GGTGAAACAGAGTCAGATGGCTATGTGACTTACCACCACCCTGTCCTGTCACCACTGCCAATCAAACCATTCAAACTCAGGGTCACAG GGGTGCCCACTGTTGCAGGTCCAGAGGTAAAGGAGATAAGCTGTGAGCTGTACTCCCCCAACTGGATAGTGTTCCAGCCCAGCATTATCATTGATGCCAAGCTGGGGTGCCTGTGGACTGTGTGTCTGAAACTGGAGCCTCTCGTCACCATGATTCCTGACAAGTGTCGTCTCATGGACTTTCTACTGCTGCGCAG GGACTGTAAGATGGTGATCTTGTCGGTGTGTAAGCAGATGTTGACTCCAGGGAGACAGTGTAATCTGCCAACGATTGCCAGTATCTTTGACAAGCTCAACAGG GTGTACAGATCGTACTTGGAGGAGGAGACAGCCTATGCCCAGGCTGTAGAGATTGCGCAGGCCAGGGGGACAGGGACACCCAAGCGCCCACAGAGATCTCAGGCTGTGATCGACCAGtcagacatgtacacacatgtgCTGTCCATCTTTGTGGATAATAAG GAGATCAAGTACAAGTTCATGGTTGCAGTGCTGGTGGAGTACATCCGGTCCCTGAGCCAGTTCCAGATCCCGGTCCAACATTACCTGTACGAACTTGTCATCAACACCCTGGTGCAGAACAACTGCTTCTACCAACTGCACCAGTTCCTACAG TACCACGTGCTGAGTGACTCCAAGCCCATCGCCTGCCTGATGCTGTCCCTGGAGAGTGTGTACCCTCCTGCTCACCAGCTGGCCCTGGACATGCTCAAACGTCTCTCAACAGCCAATGAGGAGATCATTGAG GTTTTATTGTCCAAGCACCAACTCCTGACAGCCCTGCGTTTCATCCGAAGTGTGGGCATCGTAGACACAGTGTCGGCACGGAAGTTTCTGGAGGCAGCCCACGCCACAGAGGACAACATGCTCTTCTACACTGTCTTCAAATTCTTTGAGCAGAGAAACCTCAGATTGAGGGGGAACCCTCGCTTTGCTCCTGGGGAGCATTGTGAACAGTACATCAGTCAGTTTGTGACAACATTTGGCGAGGATGCTCTGACTCCTGTTGTTCAGTGA